From Camarhynchus parvulus chromosome 22, STF_HiC, whole genome shotgun sequence, a single genomic window includes:
- the ERLIN2 gene encoding erlin-2, protein MAQLGAIAALALGVAAAALLSAVHKIDEGHIGVYYRGGALLTSTSGPGFHLMLPFITSYKSVQTTLQTDEVKNVPCGTSGGVMIYFDRIEVVNFLIQSAVYDIVKNYTADYDKALIFNKIHHELNQFCSVHTLQEVYIELFDQIDENLKLALQQDLTTMAPGLIIQAVRVTKPNIPETIRRNYELMESEKTKLLIAAQKQKVVEKEAETERKKALIEAEKIAQVAEITYGQKVMEKETEKRISEIEDAAFLAREKARADAECYTAMKVAEANKLKLTPEYLQLMKYKAIAANSKIYFGKDIPNMFMDSAGSQSKSAEGLAEGIQEEDGAGTSEDTKLLQNIN, encoded by the exons ATGGCCCAGCTCGGCGCCATCGCCGCCCTCGCCCTCGGCGTGGCGGCCGCCGCGCTCCTCTCGGCCGTGCACAAGATCGACGAGGGGCACATCGGAGTCTACTACCG TGGCGGAGCGTTGCTGACCTCCACCAGCGGGCCCGGCTTCCACCTCATGCTGCCCTTCATCACGTCCTACAAGTcagtgcag ACCACGCTGCAGACGGACGAGGTGAAGAATGTCCCGTGTGGTACCAG tgggGGAGTGATGATTTATTTCGACAGGATCGAGGTGGTGAATTTCCTCATCCAGAGCGCGG tgtACGACATTGTCAAGAACTACACAGCTGACTACGACAAGGCTCTCATCTTCAACAAGATCCACCACGAGCTGAACCAGTTCTGCAGCGTGCACACCCTGCAGGAGGTGTACATCGAGCTCTTcg ATCAAATTGATGAAAACCTTAAACTGGCCTTGCAGCAAGACCTAACCACGATGGCCCCTGGATTAATTATACAG gcagtTCGAGTGACAAAGCCAAACATCCCTGAAACCATCCGGAGGAATTACGAGCTCAT ggaGAGTGAGAAGACAAAGCTGCTGATAGCAGCCCAGAAGCAGAAGGTGGTGGAGAAGGAGGCAgagacagagaggaagaaagctCTGATCg aggcagaaaagatTGCACAAGTTGCTGAAATAACTTATGGGCAGAAAGTGAtggaaaaggagacagagaagcGAATTTCAGAGATTGAAG ATGCTGCATTTCTTGCACGAGAGAAGGCGAGAGCTGATGCTGAGTGTTACACTGCAATGAAGGTGGCTGAGGCCAACAAG CTCAAGTTAACTCCTGAGTACTTGCAGCTGATGAAGTACAAGGCAATTGCAGCCAACAGCAAGATCTACTTTGGCAAAGATATTCCCAACATGTTCATGGACTCTGCAGGGAGCCAGAGCAAATCTGCAGAGGGACTGGCAGAAGGAATCCAAGAGGAGGACGGGGCAGGAACCAGTGAGGACACAAAACTACTTCAAAACATCaactga